The proteins below come from a single Leptospiraceae bacterium genomic window:
- a CDS encoding PadR family transcriptional regulator produces the protein MLKYAILGYLNYKPMFGYELKQTMDGSTSFFWHSKLSQIYMTLKSLEKAKEVKSEIENQEDKPDRKRYTITKTGIQDLRAWLEKPLNQIPQNKDELLLKLFFSATLDKKDILNELHLQKKLHIGQLNTYSNVTAKVISDSATQNPNFKRDAILWEATRRMGELYEKMYLEWLEETIKTIESKL, from the coding sequence GTGTTAAAGTATGCAATTTTAGGTTATTTGAATTACAAACCCATGTTTGGTTACGAATTAAAACAAACAATGGACGGGTCGACTAGTTTTTTTTGGCATTCCAAACTCAGCCAGATTTACATGACCTTAAAGAGTCTCGAAAAAGCAAAAGAAGTAAAATCAGAAATTGAAAACCAAGAAGACAAACCAGATCGCAAACGTTATACGATTACAAAGACCGGCATACAAGACTTACGCGCTTGGTTAGAAAAACCTTTAAACCAGATTCCGCAAAATAAAGATGAATTACTTCTCAAACTATTCTTTTCTGCAACTCTTGATAAAAAAGACATTCTAAATGAACTTCATTTACAAAAAAAATTGCATATCGGGCAATTGAACACATACAGCAACGTAACCGCAAAAGTTATTTCAGATTCAGCTACTCAAAATCCTAATTTCAAAAGGGATGCGATTCTCTGGGAGGCAACTCGTCGAATGGGAGAGCTTTATGAGAAAATGTATTTAGAATGGCTAGAAGAAACGATTAAAACAATTGAATCAAAATTATAA
- a CDS encoding NAD(P)H-dependent oxidoreductase produces MKKILIIQGHPGKESLCSSIAKAYYEEAEKSGYSIRLMDLNELKFDLTLHVAYKSEQKLEPDLILAQQYITEADHLVFVFPNWWSSMPALLKGFIDRTFLPGFAFKYRAKLPLPEKLLKNKTARIIITMDSPPWYYKWFAKAPGLNALKKGTLEFSGISPVKSTLLGPVRKAPQSRIDFFLNVAKNLGNKGI; encoded by the coding sequence ATGAAAAAAATATTAATTATACAAGGGCATCCCGGCAAAGAGTCATTATGCTCATCGATCGCGAAGGCGTATTACGAGGAAGCGGAAAAATCCGGTTATTCAATCAGACTAATGGATTTAAATGAACTCAAATTTGATCTTACGCTTCATGTTGCATATAAATCCGAACAGAAATTAGAACCAGATTTAATTCTGGCTCAACAATATATCACAGAAGCAGATCATCTAGTTTTCGTATTTCCAAATTGGTGGAGTTCGATGCCGGCACTCTTAAAAGGATTTATCGACAGAACTTTTTTACCCGGTTTCGCATTCAAATACAGAGCCAAATTACCATTACCCGAAAAACTTCTAAAAAATAAAACGGCACGAATTATTATTACAATGGACTCTCCTCCATGGTATTACAAATGGTTTGCTAAAGCACCCGGACTGAATGCATTAAAGAAAGGCACTTTAGAGTTTAGCGGTATTAGCCCCGTTAAGTCAACTCTTCTCGGTCCTGTTCGAAAGGCACCTCAGTCTAGAATCGATTTTTTTTTGAACGTAGCTAAAAATCTTGGAAATAAAGGAATTTAA
- a CDS encoding PAS domain-containing protein — MLGFSLKLKLTFVFFTATLFIAALSFYSYRHITILPENRPIFIFLLFGCCFFLTALFSVIILLTQRNLIQKELNPQNSKLQDLNTAFNQAQKLSHVGSWQWNMATDEAEWSDEMYNIYGVTKENFYPSNENVAKTVLPEDLNKIKQGVESLLNDKLFAPFEFRIKRPSGEIRNLFIVALEKKSKDILFGVTKDITEQKKAESALKESEERQRLVANATLDAYYDWDMLSDSVWRNDGFLNAFGKPNENEQNSNWWSERIHTDDLEAVTQSIQAAIKERKSLWQFEYRFRNSNLEYRYLFDRGLLHYDNNGKPIRFIGAMTDFTERKQTEQKLTLMADQLKAAQKLAKIGSWETDLTNLAASWSQETYRIFELNDDSFKVSHQTFLEFVHPDDRVRVDNAIKKSLDKDFDNSIEHRIITSKGNIRDVEERWKIIKDFEGKPVRVVGTCQDITEKKHTEQELMKAKKLAEAANEAKSDFLANMSHEIRTPLNSVIGFTDLVLKTNLEPDQKLYLNTVYQSANFLLTIVNDILDFSKIEAGKLTLKMDKVNVFSIAEQSADVIKYKAQEKGIDIVINVDKDIPIIRADSIRLRQIMLNLLSNSIKFTYEGKIEINIELRKIISDKNEIPEEAELLFSVRDTGIGISKENLEFIFESFAQVDTSTNRKYGGTGLGLTISNKLLALMDTKLELETELGKGSNFFFLLKAKIESEDSRLIENTQTEEIINPKELFIFPKKICILIVDDDVINRFLANTLVKKILPDADIVEAENGIDAIEKFKTNKIDLILMDIQMPEMNGHEATKEIRKIKTNTKVPIIAITAGIKVGDKEKCLEEGMDGYVVKPIKKEIIEEILYKWLG, encoded by the coding sequence ATGTTAGGATTTTCATTGAAGTTAAAGCTGACTTTTGTTTTTTTTACAGCTACATTATTCATTGCTGCTCTTAGTTTTTACTCCTATCGACACATAACTATACTCCCCGAAAACAGACCTATTTTTATTTTCTTATTGTTCGGTTGCTGTTTTTTCTTAACAGCTTTGTTTAGTGTAATCATTCTCCTTACCCAACGAAATTTAATTCAAAAGGAATTAAATCCTCAAAACTCCAAACTCCAGGATTTGAATACTGCCTTTAATCAAGCTCAAAAATTAAGCCATGTTGGCAGTTGGCAGTGGAATATGGCAACAGACGAAGCCGAATGGTCTGATGAAATGTACAATATTTATGGAGTAACAAAGGAAAATTTTTATCCTTCGAATGAGAATGTAGCTAAGACCGTTTTACCCGAAGATTTGAATAAAATAAAACAAGGTGTTGAATCGTTGTTGAATGATAAATTATTTGCTCCTTTTGAATTTAGAATAAAACGCCCATCAGGTGAAATCAGAAATTTATTTATCGTAGCTTTAGAAAAAAAATCTAAAGATATTCTATTCGGAGTTACTAAAGATATCACGGAACAAAAGAAAGCGGAGTCTGCCTTAAAGGAGAGCGAAGAACGACAAAGGTTAGTCGCCAACGCCACATTAGACGCATATTACGATTGGGATATGCTTTCCGACAGTGTGTGGCGAAATGATGGTTTTTTGAATGCATTCGGTAAACCAAACGAAAACGAACAGAATTCTAATTGGTGGTCGGAACGTATTCACACAGATGATTTAGAAGCAGTTACACAAAGCATTCAAGCAGCAATCAAAGAAAGAAAGTCTCTTTGGCAATTTGAATATCGTTTTAGAAATTCAAACTTGGAATACCGTTATCTATTTGATCGCGGACTGCTTCATTATGATAACAACGGGAAACCGATTCGTTTTATTGGTGCAATGACTGATTTTACCGAACGCAAACAGACCGAGCAGAAACTAACGTTAATGGCAGATCAGCTTAAAGCTGCGCAGAAATTGGCAAAAATCGGAAGTTGGGAAACAGACCTGACAAATCTTGCGGCTTCTTGGTCTCAGGAAACCTATCGGATTTTCGAATTGAATGATGATAGTTTCAAAGTTTCCCATCAAACCTTTCTCGAATTTGTTCATCCCGATGATCGGGTAAGAGTAGACAATGCTATAAAAAAATCTCTCGATAAGGATTTTGACAATTCAATTGAACATCGAATCATTACTTCTAAGGGGAATATCAGGGATGTAGAAGAACGATGGAAAATCATAAAAGATTTTGAAGGAAAACCTGTGCGAGTAGTCGGAACTTGTCAAGACATCACCGAAAAAAAACATACAGAACAAGAACTCATGAAAGCAAAAAAATTAGCAGAAGCGGCTAACGAAGCGAAATCGGACTTCTTGGCGAATATGAGTCATGAAATTCGAACACCACTCAATAGCGTTATTGGATTTACTGATTTAGTATTGAAAACTAATTTAGAACCCGACCAAAAACTTTATTTAAATACAGTTTATCAATCTGCAAACTTCCTTCTTACAATAGTGAATGATATTTTAGATTTCTCTAAAATTGAAGCAGGAAAATTAACTCTTAAAATGGACAAGGTTAATGTTTTTTCCATAGCGGAGCAATCCGCAGATGTAATTAAATACAAAGCTCAGGAAAAAGGAATTGATATAGTAATCAATGTAGATAAAGACATTCCGATTATTCGGGCTGACTCGATTCGACTCCGGCAAATCATGCTTAACCTCTTAAGTAACTCTATAAAGTTTACGTACGAGGGAAAAATTGAAATAAACATTGAACTCAGAAAAATAATTTCTGATAAAAATGAAATACCAGAAGAAGCGGAGTTACTTTTTTCCGTCCGAGATACGGGCATTGGAATATCCAAAGAAAATTTAGAATTTATATTTGAATCATTCGCACAGGTGGATACTTCGACTAACCGCAAGTATGGTGGGACGGGTCTTGGTTTAACCATTTCCAATAAGTTACTCGCTTTAATGGATACAAAGTTGGAATTAGAAACGGAATTAGGAAAAGGAAGTAATTTCTTTTTTTTACTCAAAGCAAAAATTGAATCAGAAGATTCCAGACTAATCGAAAATACTCAAACAGAAGAAATTATAAATCCGAAGGAATTATTTATATTCCCAAAAAAAATCTGCATTCTGATTGTGGATGATGATGTTATAAATAGGTTTCTTGCCAATACATTAGTAAAAAAAATTCTACCGGATGCGGACATTGTAGAAGCCGAAAACGGAATAGACGCCATCGAAAAATTTAAAACAAATAAAATAGACTTAATCCTTATGGATATTCAAATGCCAGAAATGAATGGGCACGAAGCTACAAAAGAAATTAGAAAAATCAAAACGAATACCAAAGTCCCTATCATTGCCATAACAGCCGGCATAAAAGTTGGGGATAAGGAAAAATGCCTCGAAGAAGGAATGGATGGATATGTCGTAAAACCAATAAAAAAAGAAATAATAGAAGAAATACTTTATAAATGGTTGGGGTAA
- a CDS encoding NAD(P)-binding domain-containing protein yields the protein MKIGIIGTGNVGGALATKWAKAGHEIFLGVQDINNFKGKELLANQKTIAHSVEDAVKNSEIILIATPAPAAVEVAKSLGDTTGKIIIDAMNIVMGRGPAGFSNTADAILANTQTKDVVKCFNTTGFNNMEDPIYGNTSLDLFMAGDSVKGKEVTRKLALDAGFSECYSVGGNDKFQLMEQFAFFWINLAMMQGQGRDIGFKLLKR from the coding sequence ATGAAAATAGGAATTATCGGAACAGGAAACGTGGGTGGTGCTCTCGCAACAAAATGGGCTAAGGCGGGACATGAAATTTTTCTAGGTGTGCAAGATATAAATAACTTTAAAGGCAAAGAACTATTAGCCAATCAAAAGACTATTGCTCACTCGGTTGAAGATGCGGTAAAAAATTCGGAGATCATTTTAATTGCGACTCCTGCTCCAGCGGCAGTTGAAGTTGCAAAGTCTCTTGGTGACACAACAGGAAAAATAATCATCGATGCAATGAATATAGTAATGGGTAGAGGGCCTGCCGGATTTTCAAATACGGCAGACGCAATCTTAGCCAATACGCAAACCAAAGATGTAGTAAAATGTTTTAATACGACTGGATTTAACAATATGGAAGATCCTATTTACGGGAATACTTCTCTAGATTTATTCATGGCGGGCGATAGTGTAAAAGGAAAAGAGGTTACTCGTAAGTTAGCTCTTGATGCCGGTTTTAGTGAATGTTACAGTGTTGGAGGAAATGACAAATTCCAGCTTATGGAACAATTTGCGTTTTTCTGGATCAATCTTGCTATGATGCAAGGACAAGGTAGAGATATCGGCTTCAAACTTTTAAAGAGATAA